The Desulfomonilia bacterium DNA segment TATCCCGTAAAAAGGCGTTTTTAAGACCGGCCTGTTTTGAAAGCTCTTCGGCTCCGAAACAGCCGCAATCCACATCCAGGTTCTGTGAAATGCCGTAACCCAGAACGAACACAAACATAAGAATCAGGGAAGAGATGATTGCCAGAGCCCCTCTTATATCAAGCAGAAGACCTATTCCTGATACAGTTTCAACAAGTGGGAGACCGATTGCAAAGACAGGGAGCAGCATCTCCGGGATTATGTCATAGGCTGATATGGTCCTGGCAAAGGCCCTGGGATCAAAAAGTTTGATCACTCCGCCGTATATGAAGATTGTCGAGAGCGCTATCCTGACAACCCTGTAAGGCCAGATGAGAGACAGTAGATAATACACTTGCCTTGAGAATTTATTCTTCATCAGACATAGCTAGCAAATGCAAATACAGAAGACCAATTCCGTAATATTATAGGGGATGCATGATTATTCAAATCTGGAATAGGAGACGATATTCCGGAAATATACAAATGATGGCATTAAACGCTGTTTTATTATCCTTGTAATGATTTGATAAAAACCAACAGAGACACTCACATTACATGTCAGATATTTCTTTTATGTCAGTAGCATCTTTCCAAGAGTTTTCTCCGGATCTCTCATGTTTGCCCTCCTTTTTTTATTGGATGATTCCAGTTAAGCCGCAGCTGCAAGTGAAAATTCAATTTATACGGTTTCCTTGCGATCATTCTTGTGCAAGAGAGCATAACCGATTATGTAATAAAGTAGGAAGGTGTGAATGGAAAAGGTCAATATCTTCGTTGATGTCCAGAATATCTATTACACGACAAGAGATGCTGACCTTCCCCCCGAAAAATAAGCCATATTTGAAGCGAGTATGATCTGGTAAAAAGGTAAGAGGAGGATCGTACCATGAGGAGAGGGAGATTTGGAGAGGAGCAGATAATCCGGATACTGAAGGAGAGAGAAGCCGGGGT contains these protein-coding regions:
- a CDS encoding MauE/DoxX family redox-associated membrane protein; its protein translation is MKNKFSRQVYYLLSLIWPYRVVRIALSTIFIYGGVIKLFDPRAFARTISAYDIIPEMLLPVFAIGLPLVETVSGIGLLLDIRGALAIISSLILMFVFVLGYGISQNLDVDCGCFGAEELSKQAGLKNAFLRDSFLLCIIIPYLYTSRHLRKLKTKNIKGEDINERV